From the genome of Segatella hominis, one region includes:
- a CDS encoding N-acetylmuramoyl-L-alanine amidase, with amino-acid sequence MINDKFPLSIGEELVRNERTLLARVEDGKMMMSADSVKFLVLHCSATRRNQDYSVEQLRRDHKSRGFYDIGYHFYIRKDGTMTQHRFLLEVGAHARPYNRCSIGICYEGGLDEHGKPCDTRTPEQTERIGDVLKRLHKLFPKAKIVGHRDLPGTTPKECPCLDAHALFGWIENCD; translated from the coding sequence ATGATTAATGATAAATTTCCTTTGAGTATTGGGGAGGAGCTGGTGCGTAATGAACGCACACTCCTCGCCAGAGTGGAAGACGGCAAAATGATGATGTCTGCCGACTCCGTAAAATTCTTGGTGTTGCATTGTTCGGCTACCCGACGCAATCAGGACTATAGTGTGGAACAGCTTCGCCGTGACCACAAGAGCCGTGGCTTCTATGACATTGGCTACCACTTTTATATCCGTAAGGATGGGACAATGACGCAACATCGCTTCTTGCTCGAAGTGGGGGCGCATGCGAGACCTTACAACCGCTGTTCTATCGGCATCTGCTATGAGGGTGGTCTGGATGAACATGGTAAACCATGCGATACTCGTACGCCTGAGCAGACGGAAAGAATCGGTGATGTCTTGAAGAGGCTTCACAAGTTGTTCCCGAAAGCGAAGATTGTGGGGCATCGAGACTTGCCTGGGACTACACCGAAGGAGTGTCCTTGCTTGGATGCTCATGCACTTTTCGGGTGGATAGAAAATTGTGATTAG
- a CDS encoding o-succinylbenzoate synthase, whose amino-acid sequence MYKIEISERTLHFKVPAGTSRGVYTTRHSFFLTLSSDEVPGVKGVGECATLPDLSCDAKPEYEATLRQVCQLVEQMGRIPYDMIRAYPSITFGLESAFADFFHQVKVAATADPSSVALQTFAVPAWANGLGKLYDTPFARGEAGITINGLVWMGSYDEMLGRLEEKLKEGFHCVKLKIGAIDFLKELDLVKCIRERYSKEEVQLRVDANGGFSPENAMSRLETLARYDIHSIEQPIKQHQWPKMAELCRETPLPIALDEELIGVNVRSMKQALLDTIRPQYIVLKPSLHGGMYGCEEWISLARERGIGSWITSALESNVGLNAIAHFCAKVYGEEAYGAEAPMAQGLGTGKLFEDNLPSQLEIRGEKLFFLP is encoded by the coding sequence ATGTACAAGATAGAGATATCGGAGCGGACGCTCCATTTCAAGGTGCCGGCAGGAACATCAAGAGGCGTTTATACCACCCGGCATAGTTTCTTCCTCACGCTATCCTCGGATGAAGTTCCGGGCGTGAAAGGTGTGGGCGAATGTGCTACGCTCCCGGATTTGAGCTGTGATGCGAAACCGGAATATGAGGCGACGCTGCGACAGGTCTGTCAACTGGTGGAACAGATGGGACGTATTCCGTATGATATGATTCGTGCCTATCCGAGCATTACTTTTGGATTGGAATCGGCATTTGCAGACTTCTTCCATCAGGTAAAGGTGGCTGCAACTGCTGATCCTTCTTCTGTCGCCTTGCAGACATTTGCTGTTCCGGCTTGGGCAAATGGCTTGGGAAAATTGTATGATACGCCTTTTGCACGCGGGGAAGCGGGGATTACCATCAACGGACTCGTGTGGATGGGCTCTTACGATGAAATGTTAGGAAGACTGGAGGAGAAACTGAAAGAGGGTTTCCATTGCGTGAAACTGAAGATTGGTGCCATCGACTTCCTGAAAGAACTGGATCTGGTCAAGTGTATCAGAGAGCGCTATTCCAAGGAGGAGGTGCAACTGCGTGTGGATGCCAATGGTGGTTTCTCTCCGGAGAATGCGATGAGTCGCCTGGAAACATTGGCAAGATACGATATTCATTCCATCGAACAGCCTATCAAACAGCATCAGTGGCCTAAGATGGCTGAACTCTGCCGGGAAACTCCGTTGCCGATTGCGCTTGATGAGGAATTGATCGGTGTCAATGTCCGTTCGATGAAGCAGGCGCTGTTGGATACCATCCGGCCGCAATATATTGTTTTGAAACCTTCGCTCCATGGAGGTATGTATGGATGTGAGGAATGGATCTCCCTTGCCCGGGAAAGAGGAATTGGGAGTTGGATCACATCCGCTTTGGAAAGCAATGTAGGACTGAATGCGATTGCCCATTTCTGTGCTAAGGTCTATGGAGAGGAAGCGTATGGCGCTGAGGCTCCTATGGCACAAGGACTTGGAACAGGGAAGTTGTTTGAGGATAATTTGCCGAGCCAATTAGAGATTCGGGGAGAAAAATTGTTTTTTCTTCCCTAA
- a CDS encoding GIN domain-containing protein: MSNGTIDNGNLHFVEADLTEKPFTKIEVETIADVYYVQNNGDQQSVRFDFTHIKDDKLRKQFEDKAVAIYREGKLKIGLKSKITGVSKLDSGSRMRVYITSPDLVKITLEGIGTFHSDAINSDVFDIDNEGVGNIEIKNLLANRVGIDNEGVGSVTVLRLQSDDVNIDNEGVGNVKIGHFKGGRLKIDNEGVGKVEAQVDCESIHAMIEGVGNIKLSGVTNSLTKEKDGVGRYQISDLKIGK; this comes from the coding sequence ATGAGTAATGGAACGATAGACAACGGAAACCTACATTTTGTAGAGGCGGATCTGACAGAGAAGCCATTTACAAAAATAGAGGTAGAAACCATAGCAGATGTCTATTATGTACAGAATAATGGAGATCAGCAGAGTGTGCGTTTCGACTTTACTCACATCAAGGATGATAAGCTTCGGAAGCAATTTGAGGATAAAGCCGTGGCAATCTATCGCGAAGGAAAACTGAAGATTGGCTTAAAGAGCAAGATAACAGGTGTCAGCAAACTCGATTCCGGCAGTCGTATGCGAGTATATATCACGTCACCAGATTTAGTGAAGATCACCTTAGAAGGAATCGGAACCTTCCATTCAGACGCTATCAATTCAGATGTATTTGACATCGACAATGAAGGAGTAGGAAATATAGAGATTAAGAATCTCCTGGCGAATCGAGTAGGGATTGATAATGAGGGAGTAGGAAGTGTCACCGTCCTTCGTCTTCAGTCAGATGATGTGAACATCGACAATGAAGGTGTCGGCAATGTAAAAATCGGTCATTTCAAAGGTGGCAGGTTAAAGATAGACAATGAAGGTGTAGGCAAGGTTGAAGCCCAAGTAGATTGTGAATCGATCCATGCCATGATAGAAGGCGTCGGCAATATCAAGCTATCAGGAGTAACCAACAGCTTGACAAAAGAAAAAGATGGCGTCGGCCGCTATCAAATATCCGATTTAAAAATAGGAAAGTAA
- a CDS encoding smalltalk protein, producing MNAIVQALIAALTALGVSSCTNLF from the coding sequence ATGAACGCTATCGTTCAGGCCCTTATTGCTGCGCTGACAGCGCTGGGAGTAAGTTCGTGCACGAACCTGTTTTAA
- a CDS encoding HU family DNA-binding protein codes for MSKSYKVFPRTLTMGEKKGQTVYSVRPVSYGTLTTEEVAKQISTESTATTADVKAVLDRYAYYVVENLAKGYNIELLGFGTLYLRFITNKAVSEPKKANANLVKSIMPGFRPSFSVDRNGKRTYDLIPNRISLVKYSEDNDPNGDNNPTDKGDNTPGGTTPSGGNTPAGGNTGSGTDEGDYDLK; via the coding sequence ATGAGTAAATCTTACAAAGTGTTTCCTCGCACCCTTACCATGGGTGAGAAAAAGGGTCAAACTGTTTATTCTGTTCGTCCTGTAAGTTACGGTACTTTGACTACCGAAGAGGTGGCTAAGCAGATTTCTACGGAATCTACTGCAACCACGGCTGATGTGAAGGCGGTACTCGACCGCTATGCCTACTATGTGGTGGAAAACCTTGCCAAGGGTTACAACATCGAGCTTCTTGGTTTCGGTACTCTTTATCTCCGCTTCATCACCAACAAGGCGGTGTCTGAACCTAAGAAGGCGAATGCCAACTTGGTGAAGAGCATCATGCCAGGCTTCCGTCCTTCGTTCTCCGTGGATCGTAATGGCAAGCGTACCTACGACCTGATTCCTAATCGCATCAGTCTCGTGAAGTACAGCGAAGATAACGACCCGAATGGCGACAACAACCCTACTGACAAGGGTGATAATACTCCTGGTGGCACTACTCCATCCGGCGGTAATACTCCTGCTGGTGGCAACACCGGAAGCGGAACTGACGAGGGGGACTATGACCTCAAGTAA
- the pflB gene encoding formate C-acetyltransferase: MRTEWRGFKGNKWQSEVNLRDFIQNNYTSYDGDETFLAEPTQATDTLWGMLKELQKQERAKGGVLDMETEVVSGLTAYGAAYIGEGTKDLEKVVGLQTDKPLKRAFMPYGGIKMAEQACTTYGYEPSEKLHEIFHKYCKTHNDGVFDAYTPEMKLVRHNHILTGLPDTYGRGRIVGDYRRVALYGIDFLIAEKQKDLNQMGDREMIDEVIRLREEVAMQIKALKGLKEMAASYGFDISQPAQNAREAVQWLYFGYLGAVKTQNGAAMSVGRISTFLDIYFERDFQEGTLTEADAQELIDHLVMKFRMVKFARIPSYNQLFSGDPVWATLEVGGMGQDGRSMVTKNDFRFLHTLENMGPSPEPNLTVLYSARLPKGFKHYASLISVKTSSIQYENDDVMRPVWGDDYSICCCVSATQTGKEMQFFGARANLAKCLTYAVSGGVDSKTREQCGPKYRAVEGDVLTYEEFMPRFMDMMDWLASVYVKTLNLIHYMHDKYFYEAAEMALIDTDVRRTFATGIAGFSHVVDSISAIKYAKVNIIRDETGFPLSFKTEGDFPRYGNDDERADEIAVWLLKTFMSLIKKYHTYRDSEPTTSILTITSNVVYGKYTSNMPDGRPAGAPLAPGANPSYGAEKNGLLASLNSVAKLPYEYALDGISNTQTISPGALGHDDEERAQTLVGVMDGYFNQGAHHLNVNVFGVDKLKDAMEHPEKEEYQNFTIRVSGYAVKFIDLTREQQLDVIARQAHERL, from the coding sequence ATGAGAACAGAATGGAGAGGTTTCAAAGGAAACAAGTGGCAATCTGAGGTCAATCTTCGTGACTTCATTCAGAACAACTACACCAGCTACGACGGCGATGAGACGTTCTTGGCAGAACCTACCCAAGCTACTGATACCCTTTGGGGTATGTTGAAGGAACTCCAGAAGCAGGAGCGTGCCAAGGGTGGTGTGCTGGATATGGAGACTGAGGTAGTATCAGGATTGACAGCATACGGTGCAGCCTACATCGGTGAGGGCACCAAGGACTTGGAGAAGGTAGTGGGTCTTCAGACTGATAAGCCCTTGAAGCGTGCTTTCATGCCATACGGTGGTATCAAGATGGCAGAACAGGCTTGTACAACATACGGCTATGAGCCATCTGAGAAGCTCCACGAGATTTTCCACAAGTATTGCAAGACTCACAATGATGGCGTATTCGATGCTTATACTCCAGAGATGAAGCTCGTTCGCCACAATCATATTCTTACAGGTCTTCCTGATACTTACGGTCGTGGCCGTATCGTAGGTGATTATCGTCGTGTTGCTCTTTATGGTATTGATTTCCTGATTGCAGAAAAGCAGAAGGATTTGAATCAGATGGGCGACCGTGAGATGATTGACGAGGTCATCCGCCTGCGCGAGGAGGTTGCTATGCAGATCAAGGCGCTCAAGGGCTTGAAGGAAATGGCTGCAAGCTATGGCTTTGATATCAGTCAGCCAGCTCAGAATGCACGTGAGGCTGTACAGTGGTTGTACTTTGGTTACCTCGGTGCAGTAAAGACACAGAATGGTGCTGCGATGTCTGTAGGTCGTATCTCTACTTTCCTCGATATCTATTTCGAGCGTGATTTCCAGGAGGGTACTTTGACTGAGGCTGATGCACAGGAGTTGATCGACCATTTGGTCATGAAGTTCCGTATGGTGAAGTTCGCACGTATCCCTTCTTACAACCAGCTCTTCTCTGGTGACCCAGTATGGGCAACACTTGAGGTAGGTGGTATGGGTCAGGATGGCCGTTCTATGGTTACAAAGAACGACTTCCGTTTCCTCCACACCTTGGAGAATATGGGTCCTTCACCAGAGCCAAACCTGACTGTATTGTACAGCGCTCGTTTGCCAAAGGGATTCAAGCACTATGCTTCTTTGATTTCTGTGAAGACAAGTTCTATCCAGTACGAAAATGATGATGTAATGCGCCCAGTATGGGGTGATGACTATAGCATCTGCTGCTGTGTATCTGCTACACAGACCGGTAAGGAAATGCAGTTCTTCGGTGCTCGTGCCAACTTGGCTAAGTGCTTGACCTATGCAGTTTCTGGTGGTGTAGATTCTAAGACCCGTGAGCAGTGTGGTCCTAAGTATCGTGCTGTAGAGGGTGATGTATTGACATACGAGGAGTTCATGCCACGTTTCATGGATATGATGGACTGGTTGGCAAGTGTTTATGTGAAGACATTGAACTTGATTCACTATATGCACGACAAGTACTTCTATGAGGCAGCAGAGATGGCACTCATCGATACCGATGTACGTCGTACCTTTGCAACAGGTATTGCAGGTTTCAGCCACGTAGTAGATTCTATCTCAGCTATCAAGTATGCGAAGGTAAATATCATCCGTGATGAGACCGGTTTCCCATTGAGCTTCAAGACAGAGGGTGACTTCCCACGTTATGGTAATGATGATGAGCGTGCTGATGAGATTGCAGTATGGTTGCTCAAGACCTTCATGTCTCTCATCAAGAAGTATCACACTTACCGTGATTCAGAGCCTACAACCTCTATCCTTACGATTACATCCAATGTAGTATATGGTAAGTACACCAGCAATATGCCTGATGGTCGTCCTGCCGGTGCTCCTTTGGCTCCAGGTGCAAACCCATCATACGGTGCTGAGAAGAATGGTCTCTTGGCTTCATTGAACTCAGTAGCTAAGTTGCCTTACGAGTATGCGCTCGATGGTATTTCTAATACCCAGACCATCAGTCCAGGTGCTCTCGGTCATGATGACGAGGAGCGTGCCCAGACTTTGGTAGGTGTAATGGATGGTTACTTCAATCAGGGTGCTCACCACTTGAATGTGAACGTATTTGGTGTAGATAAGCTCAAGGACGCTATGGAGCATCCTGAGAAGGAAGAATACCAGAACTTCACAATCCGTGTCAGTGGATATGCAGTTAAGTTCATCGACTTGACCCGTGAGCAGCAGCTCGACGTAATCGCTCGTCAGGCTCACGAGAGACTCTAA
- a CDS encoding AMP-binding protein, translating into MHLKDFLEIWENEEDRVLVHTSGSTGKPKEMWVEKDKMRNSARITCDFLGIQSGDSAFLCLPLDYIAGKMMTVRSIERELRLVCVEPCGHPLSNEALQQATAVDFHTSSSCSAATILARGIDFAAMVPMQVFNSLSVPEERERLGRIKNLIIGGGAIDEALAAELMTLPEEIAVWSTYGMTETLSHIALRRLNGPDASEWYHPFDSVKVEVNQEGCLVIDAPLVCAEKLVTNDIAELKVMDASESWGSHRVAFRIKGRKDFVICSGGVKIQIEEVENKLRPFLQSPFMITKKKDEKFGEMAVLVSEDVDLDEVERVCKEQLPKFWVPKLFIHVDKIPMTETGKVKRGGFFEKNITCCS; encoded by the coding sequence ATGCACTTGAAGGATTTTTTAGAGATATGGGAAAATGAGGAGGATAGGGTGCTGGTGCATACCAGTGGCTCTACCGGTAAACCGAAGGAGATGTGGGTCGAGAAGGATAAGATGAGAAACTCGGCTCGCATTACCTGTGATTTCTTGGGGATTCAGTCCGGTGACTCCGCATTTCTCTGTTTGCCTCTCGATTATATTGCAGGCAAAATGATGACGGTGAGAAGCATCGAGAGAGAACTTCGGCTCGTTTGTGTCGAACCCTGTGGTCATCCACTCTCCAATGAAGCTCTTCAGCAGGCTACTGCTGTTGATTTCCATACTTCATCTTCCTGTTCTGCTGCTACGATTTTAGCGAGAGGTATCGATTTTGCTGCCATGGTACCGATGCAGGTATTCAATTCGCTCAGCGTACCAGAAGAAAGGGAAAGGTTGGGGAGAATTAAAAACCTGATCATTGGGGGTGGAGCCATTGATGAGGCACTCGCTGCTGAATTGATGACTTTGCCGGAAGAGATAGCGGTTTGGAGTACTTATGGCATGACGGAAACACTGTCGCATATCGCCTTGAGACGACTGAACGGACCGGATGCGAGTGAGTGGTATCATCCCTTTGATAGCGTAAAGGTGGAAGTGAACCAGGAGGGGTGTCTTGTGATTGATGCCCCCTTGGTTTGTGCAGAAAAGTTAGTGACCAATGATATAGCCGAACTGAAAGTGATGGATGCTTCCGAGTCATGGGGTAGCCATCGGGTTGCCTTTCGTATCAAGGGCAGGAAAGATTTTGTAATCTGTTCCGGCGGTGTGAAAATCCAGATAGAGGAGGTGGAGAATAAACTCCGCCCATTTCTCCAGTCTCCGTTTATGATAACGAAGAAGAAGGATGAAAAGTTTGGGGAAATGGCTGTACTCGTCTCTGAGGATGTGGATTTGGATGAAGTAGAACGGGTTTGTAAAGAGCAACTTCCTAAATTCTGGGTGCCGAAACTGTTCATACATGTTGACAAGATACCGATGACGGAAACGGGAAAAGTAAAAAGAGGTGGCTTTTTCGAAAAAAATATTACCTGCTGTTCCTAA
- a CDS encoding DMT family transporter, with translation MNSNQVKGFLAGIIAAVCYGTNPLGTLELYHDGFSSGSVLTYRYLLAVVMFAIVLLVRRESFAIKWGHAIRLACLGSFFALSSTTLYVSFHYMAAGIASTLLFVYPIMTAILMTAFFHEKVTWTSTIAILLAVSGVGLLYQGDGNAKLSTAGFALVMASSLLYAIYIISINQWKNNTMSNVKFTFWILVFGLITVALFTWISGENFQMLETPKQWLCAAQLALLPTVLSLFFMTISINLIGSTPAAIMGALEPVTAVVIGVCIFGESFTLQLALGIVAILAGVTLIILRKQK, from the coding sequence GTGAACAGTAATCAAGTTAAAGGTTTTCTGGCGGGTATCATTGCCGCCGTTTGTTATGGTACCAACCCATTGGGTACCTTAGAGCTCTACCATGACGGATTCTCTTCCGGTTCCGTCCTGACCTATCGCTACCTTTTAGCAGTAGTCATGTTTGCCATCGTCTTACTGGTACGCCGTGAAAGTTTTGCCATCAAGTGGGGTCATGCCATCCGTCTGGCATGCTTAGGCAGTTTCTTCGCCCTCTCTTCCACCACGCTCTATGTCAGTTTCCATTATATGGCAGCAGGAATCGCGAGTACCCTGCTTTTTGTCTATCCGATCATGACTGCAATTCTGATGACCGCCTTCTTCCATGAGAAGGTCACCTGGACCAGTACCATCGCCATTCTTCTCGCCGTTTCAGGCGTCGGACTTCTTTATCAGGGAGATGGAAACGCCAAGTTGAGCACAGCGGGGTTTGCCCTTGTGATGGCCTCCTCCCTGCTCTATGCCATTTATATCATCTCCATCAACCAGTGGAAGAACAACACCATGTCGAATGTCAAATTCACCTTCTGGATATTGGTATTCGGTCTGATAACCGTTGCCCTTTTCACGTGGATTTCGGGTGAGAATTTCCAAATGTTGGAAACACCGAAGCAGTGGCTCTGTGCAGCCCAACTCGCTCTTTTGCCAACGGTACTCTCGCTCTTCTTCATGACGATTTCCATCAATCTCATCGGCAGTACCCCTGCTGCCATCATGGGAGCCTTGGAACCTGTTACCGCAGTCGTGATTGGCGTCTGCATTTTTGGAGAATCCTTTACCCTGCAGCTTGCGCTCGGTATTGTTGCTATTCTTGCCGGTGTAACTCTGATTATTCTACGGAAACAGAAATAA
- the pflA gene encoding pyruvate formate-lyase-activating protein has translation MHKGFVHSIESFGSVDGPGIRFLIFLQGCPMRCQFCHNPDSWKVGVGEEWTADDLLDKAERFRTYWGDKGGITVSGGEALLQIDFLLELFEKAHRRGINTCLDTSAQLFTRQGTFFEKFERLMEVTDTILLDIKHIDDEEHRKLTKHSNRNILDCARYLSDIRKPVWIRHVLIPGITDKDEYLEQLSDFLQTLDNVERIDVLPYHTLGIYKYEKLGIDYPLKDVNPPTAERIENAKKILSKKVF, from the coding sequence ATGCATAAAGGATTTGTTCACAGCATAGAAAGCTTTGGTTCGGTAGATGGACCAGGCATACGTTTTCTGATATTTCTGCAGGGATGTCCGATGCGCTGTCAGTTCTGCCATAATCCTGATTCCTGGAAAGTGGGAGTGGGAGAGGAATGGACTGCAGATGACTTGCTCGACAAGGCGGAACGGTTCCGTACTTACTGGGGTGACAAAGGTGGCATCACGGTGAGTGGCGGCGAGGCATTGTTGCAAATCGACTTCCTGCTGGAATTGTTTGAGAAAGCGCACCGTCGTGGTATCAATACCTGTCTTGATACTTCTGCACAGTTGTTTACCCGTCAGGGGACTTTCTTTGAGAAGTTTGAGCGACTGATGGAGGTGACAGACACGATACTCCTGGACATCAAACATATTGATGATGAGGAGCATCGTAAACTGACCAAGCATTCTAACAGGAATATCCTGGATTGTGCTCGTTATCTGAGTGATATCCGGAAACCAGTTTGGATTCGCCATGTACTCATCCCTGGTATTACAGATAAAGATGAGTATCTGGAGCAGTTGAGTGATTTCCTTCAGACATTGGATAATGTGGAACGCATAGATGTCCTTCCTTATCATACCTTAGGAATCTATAAGTATGAGAAGTTAGGCATTGACTATCCGCTCAAGGATGTCAATCCACCTACTGCAGAACGAATAGAGAATGCTAAGAAGATCTTAAGCAAAAAAGTTTTTTAA
- a CDS encoding carbon-nitrogen hydrolase family protein: protein MEPIRKIEKVSLRNLHMEDYDQLAKSFKRIYADSDVFWTRQQIKKLITIFPEGQVVIIVDDKIVGCALSIIVNYNMVKGDHTYAQVTGNETFNTHDPNGNILYGIEVFIHPDYRGLRLARRMYEYRKELCEKLNLKAIMFGGRIPNYHKYADQMRPKEYIEKVRSREIYDPVLTFQLSNDFHVRRVIRNYLPSDEESEHCATLLQWDNIYYQPPTDSFVDRKPTVRIGLVQWQMRPYASVDDLFEQVEFFVDSVSDYKSDFILFPEYFNAPLMAKFNDMGEAQSIREMAQYTEQIRDRFRELAISYNINIITGSMPLVKEDGALYNVGFLCRRDGSVDMYEKIHVTPDEQKCWGLTGGSNIQTFDTDCGKIGIVICYDVEFPELSRLMAQDGMQILFVPFMTDTQNAYSRVRVCAQARAIENECYVAIAGSVGNLPRVHNMDIQYAQSAVFTPCDFAFPNDGKRSEATPNTEMILISDVDLNLLNELHTYGAVRNMRDRRKDLYELKKK, encoded by the coding sequence ATGGAACCCATTCGTAAAATCGAAAAGGTGAGCCTGAGAAATCTCCACATGGAGGATTATGACCAGCTCGCTAAATCTTTCAAGCGTATCTACGCTGATTCTGACGTGTTCTGGACACGCCAGCAAATCAAGAAACTCATTACTATATTTCCTGAAGGTCAGGTTGTCATCATCGTGGATGATAAGATTGTAGGATGTGCCCTGTCTATCATCGTTAATTATAATATGGTGAAGGGTGATCATACTTATGCGCAGGTGACTGGTAACGAGACTTTCAATACACATGATCCTAATGGTAATATTCTCTATGGTATTGAGGTGTTTATCCACCCTGATTACCGTGGCTTGCGATTGGCACGCCGTATGTACGAGTATCGCAAGGAATTGTGCGAAAAGTTGAATCTGAAGGCAATCATGTTTGGTGGTCGTATTCCTAACTATCATAAGTATGCGGACCAGATGCGTCCGAAGGAGTATATCGAGAAGGTGCGCTCCCGTGAAATCTACGACCCGGTACTCACGTTCCAGTTGAGCAATGATTTCCACGTCCGTCGTGTCATCCGCAATTATCTGCCAAGTGATGAGGAGAGTGAACACTGCGCCACACTGTTGCAGTGGGATAATATCTATTACCAGCCACCAACGGATAGTTTTGTAGATAGAAAACCTACGGTGCGCATCGGATTGGTTCAGTGGCAGATGCGTCCTTATGCTTCTGTGGATGATCTCTTTGAACAGGTGGAGTTCTTCGTGGATTCCGTGTCTGACTATAAGAGTGATTTTATCCTTTTCCCAGAATACTTTAATGCTCCGCTGATGGCGAAGTTTAATGACATGGGTGAAGCGCAGAGTATTCGTGAAATGGCTCAATATACGGAACAGATCCGTGACCGTTTCCGTGAGTTGGCTATCAGCTATAACATCAATATCATCACGGGTTCTATGCCACTGGTAAAGGAAGACGGGGCACTTTATAATGTGGGTTTCCTCTGCCGCAGAGATGGTAGCGTGGATATGTATGAGAAGATTCATGTGACTCCAGATGAACAGAAATGTTGGGGATTGACAGGCGGTAGCAATATCCAGACTTTTGATACCGACTGTGGCAAGATTGGTATTGTCATCTGCTATGATGTGGAGTTCCCTGAACTCTCCCGTCTGATGGCACAGGATGGTATGCAGATTCTCTTTGTACCATTTATGACCGATACGCAGAATGCCTACTCTCGTGTGAGAGTCTGTGCACAGGCGCGTGCTATCGAGAATGAGTGTTATGTGGCGATTGCAGGTAGTGTAGGCAACTTGCCTCGTGTGCATAATATGGATATCCAGTATGCACAGAGTGCCGTATTTACACCATGTGATTTTGCCTTCCCTAATGATGGTAAGCGCTCGGAGGCGACACCGAATACGGAAATGATCCTGATTTCGGATGTAGATTTGAATCTTCTCAATGAGTTGCATACGTATGGTGCTGTTCGCAATATGCGCGACAGACGCAAGGATCTTTATGAATTGAAAAAGAAATAA